A genomic region of Alnus glutinosa chromosome 11, dhAlnGlut1.1, whole genome shotgun sequence contains the following coding sequences:
- the LOC133881213 gene encoding oligopeptide transporter 4-like: MATLEKQTRNPDTTTTIINGFVDEDELSPIEEVRLTVSNTDDPTQPVWTFRMWTLGLLSCALLSFLNQFFAYRTEPIIITQITVVVATLPIGRFMAATLPITQFKIPGFGSMLFSVNPGPFNMKEHVLISIFANAGSAFGNGPAYAVYIVDIVKAFYHRNISFLAGWLLIITTQVLGYGWAGLLRNYVVDPAHMWWPASLVQVSLFRALHEKEEKRMSRGKFFLIALICSFTWYTVPGYFFSTLTNISWVCWAFSKSVTAQQIGSGMQGLGVGSLTLDWAAVASFLFSPLISPFFSIVNIFVGYVLIIYIAIPLAYWGFDMYSATRFPILSSNLFTSQGQQYNISAIVNDKFELDLAKYEEQGPIHLSMFFAFTYGFGFATIAATLTHVAFFNGREIYERFRASYKGKEDIHTKLMRRYKDIPSWWFYLLLAVTLVVSLILCTVLNDQIQMPWWGLLFACAMAFIFTLPISIITATTNQTPGLNIITEYMMGLIYPGRPIANVSFKVYGYMSMAQAVSFLSDFKLGHYMKIPPKSMFLVQFIGTIVAGTINIGVAWWLLTSIQNICQPELLPINSPWKCPNDRVFFDASVIWGLVGPKRIFGTLGSYEAMNWFFLIGGIGPVLVWLLHKAFPKQSWIPLINLPVLLGAGMMPPATPLNYNAWVIVGTIFNYYVFRYRKQWWQRYNYILSAALDAGVAFMGVLLYFSLGMEGKSVTWWGTGGEYCDLASCPTAKGIVVDNCPVVK; the protein is encoded by the exons ATGGCCACCCTAGAAAAACAAACACGGAATCCTgataccaccaccaccatcatcaATGGTTTTGTCGATGAGGACGAGCTATCTCCCATCGAGGAAGTTCGGCTAACTGTGTCCAACACCGACGATCCAACCCAACCGGTATGGACCTTCCGAATGTGGACCTTGGGCTTACTCTCATGTGCCCTCCTCTCCTTCCTTAACCAGTTTTTTGCATACCGGACTGAGCCCATCATCATAACCCAAATCACCGTCGTGGTGGCGACCCTCCCCATCGGCCGCTTCATGGCAGCCACCCTCCCCATAACCCAATTCAAAATACCAGGATTTGGATCAATGTTATTCTCTGTTAACCCGGGTCCCTTTAACATGAAAGAGCACGTACTCATTTCCATCTTTGCCAATGCTGGTTCTGCATTTGGAAATGGGCCAGCTTATGCTGTTTATATTGTTGATATAGTCAAAGCCTTTTATCATCGAAATATTTCCTTTTTGGCTGGTTGGCTTCTTATTATCACTACTCAG GTGTTAGGATATGGTTGGGCTGGGCTATTGAGGAACTACGTGGTGGACCCTGCCCATATGTGGTGGCCTGCCAGTCTTGTTCAGGTCTCACTTTTTCG GGCTTTGCATGAGAAGGAAGAGAAGCGCATGTCACGGGGAAAGTTCTTCCTAATTGCACTAATTTGCAGTTTTACATGGTACACGGTGCCAGGCTACTTCTTCTCAACACTGACAAACATCTCATGGGTCTGCTGGGCATTCTCCAAGTCAGTCACTGCCCAACAGATTGGCTCAGGCATGCAAGGACTTGGAGTAGGATCATTGACGCTCGACTGGGCGGCCGTGGCATCCTTCTTGTTCAGCCCCCTCATCAGccccttcttctccattgtgaacATATTTGTAGGCTACGTATTAATAATCTACATCGCAATCCCTTTAGCATACTGGGGATTTGACATGTACAGTGCAACTAGATTTCCCATTTTATCTTCAAACTTGTTTACATCCCAAGGTCAGCAATACAACATATCAGCCATTGTCAATGACAAGTTTGAGTTAGATCTTGCAAAGTACGAGGAGCAAGGACCAATTCATTTAAGCATGTTTTTCGCTTTCACTTATGGCTTTGGCTTTGCCACCATTGCTGCCACCCTTACCCATGTGGCCTTCTTCAATGGAAG GGAAATTTATGAGCGATTTCGAGCTTCTTACAAGGGGAAGGAGGATATTCATACAAAATTGATGAGGAGATACAAAGACATACCTTCCTGGTGGTTTTACTTGTTGCTTGCTGTGACACTTGTAGTTTCGCTTATACTCTGCACCGTTTTGAATGATCAGATCCAGATGCCATGGTGGGGGCTCCTCTTTGCTTGTGCCATGGCCTTTATTTTCACCCTGCCAATCAGTATCATAACTGCCACGACAAACCAG ACACCAGGGCTAAACATAATAACGGAGTACATGATGGGTCTCATATATCCAGGAAGACCAATAGCCAATGTAAGCTTCAAAGTTTATGGCTATATGAGCATGGCTCAAGCAGTCTCCTTCCTCAGTGATTTCAAGCTTGGACATTACATGAAGATTCCTCCAAAATCAATGTTCTTAGTTCAG TTCATAGGAACAATTGTTGCTGGAACTATCAACATTGGAGTAGCATGGTGGTTGCTAACTTCTATTCAGAACATATGCCAACCAGAACTCCTTCCTATCAACAGTCCCTGGAAATGCCCCAACGACCGAGTTTTCTTTGATGCATCTGTTATATGGGGTTTGGTTGGACCTAAACGGATCTTTGGAACTCTTGGAAGCTATGAGGCCATGAATTGGTTTTTCCTTATAGGTGGAATAGGGCCAGTTCTTGTTTGGCTACTACACAAAGCATTCCCCAAGCAATCTTGGATTCCACTCATTAACCTTCCAGTCCTCTTGGGAGCAGGAATGATGCCGCCGGCAACACCCTTGAACTATAATGCCTGGGTTATAGTTGgaacaatatttaattattatgtatTCCGATATCGGAAGCAGTGGTGGCAAAGGTACAATTACATTCTTTCAGCAGCATTGGATGCTGGGGTGGCTTTCATGGGAGTACTGCTCTACTTTTCATTAGGCATGGAGGGAAAAAGTGTGACTTGGTGGGGCACAGGTGGTGAATACTGTGACTTAGCATCTTGTCCAACAGCAAAGGGCATAGTTGTTGATAATTGTCCAGTAGTGAAGTAA